In a single window of the Zea mays cultivar B73 chromosome 5, Zm-B73-REFERENCE-NAM-5.0, whole genome shotgun sequence genome:
- the LOC542214 gene encoding glutamine synthetase root isozyme 3, producing the protein MACLTDLVNLNLSDNTEKIIAEYIWIGGSGMDLRSKARTLSGPVTDPSKLPKWNYDGSSTGQAPGEDSEVILYPQAIFKDPFRRGNNILVMCDCYTPAGEPIPTNKRYNAAKIFSSPEVAAEEPWYGIEQEYTLLQKDTNWPLGWPIGGFPGPQGPYYCGIGAEKSFGRDIVDAHYKACLYAGINISGINGEVMPGQWEFQVGPSVGISSGDQVWVARYILERITEIAGVVVTFDPKPIPGDWNGAGAHTNYSTESMRKEGGYEVIKAAIEKLKLRHREHIAAYGEGNERRLTGRHETADINTFSWGVANRGASVRVGRETEQNGKGYFEDRRPASNMDPYVVTSMIAETTIIWKP; encoded by the exons ATGGCCTGCCTCACCGACCTCGTCAACCTCAACCTCTCGGACAACACCGAGAAGATCATCGCGGAATACATATG GATCGGTGGATCTGGCATGGATCTCAGGAGCAAAGCAAGG ACCCTCTCCGGCCCGGTGACCGATCCCAGCAAGCTGCCCAAGTGGAACTACGACGGCTCCAGCACGGGCCAGGCCCCCGGCGAGGACAGCGAGGTCATCCTGTA CCCGCAGGCCATCTTCAAGGACCCATTCAGGAGGGGCAACAACATCCTT GTGATGTGCGATTGCTACACCCCAGCCGGCGAGCCAATCCCCACCAACAAGAGGTACAACGCCGCCAAGATCTTCAGCAGCCCTGAGGTCGCCGCCGAGGAGCCGTG GTATGGTATTGAGCAGGAGTACACCCTCCTCCAGAAGGACACCAACTGGCCCCTTGGGTGGCCCATCGGTGGCTTCCCCGGCCCTCAG GGTCCTTACTACTGTGGAATCGGCGCCGAAAAGTCGTTCGGCCGCGACATCGTGGACGCCCACTACAAGGCCTGCTTGTATGCGGGCATCAACATCAGTGGCATCAACGGGGAGGTGATGCCAGGGCAG TGGGAGTTCCAAGTCGGGCCTTCCGTGGGTATTTCTTCAGGCGACCAGGTCTGGGTCGCTCGCTACATTCTTGAG AGGATCACGGAGATCGCCGGTGTGGTGGTGACGTTCGACCCGAAGCCGATCCCGGGCGACTGGAACGGCGCCGGCGCGCACACCAACTACAGCACGGAGTCGATGAGGAAGGAGGGCGGGTACGAGGTGATCAAGGCGGCCATCGAGAAGCTGAAGCTGCGGCACAGGGAGCACATCGCGGCCTACGGCGAGGGCAACGAGCGCCGGCTCACCGGCAGGCACGAGACCGCCGACATCAACACGTTCAGCTGG GGCGTGGCCAACCGCGGCGCGTCGGTGCGCGTGGGCCGGGAGACGGAGCAGAACGGCAAGGGCTACTTCGAGGACCGCCGCCCGGCGTCCAACATGGACCCCTACGTGGTCACCTCCATGATCGCCGAGACCACCATCATCTGGAAGCCCTGA